One Mycobacteriales bacterium genomic region harbors:
- a CDS encoding serine hydrolase produces MGAAGVRLRAAAVAVAAALLVPAALPAAAETRPVVGGEELGSRTVVAGHGAPPLPHVSAAGWLVADVDTGEVLAARDAHGRYLPASTMKTLTAVALIPELDLRRMYQPSYADVNIEGSRVGIVQSVRYPVGKLVEAMLVVSGNDAANAVASAAGGTDVAVAKMNATARRLQAYDTLARNPSGLDAPGQVTSAYDLALVARAGLAMPDFARYVATLRDRMPAPGGRQFEIYNHNKMLPTYAGDIGVKTGFTVAARHTYVGAARRNGHTLVVTLLKAETMYPDAKALLDWGFHAVGRTVPVGRLVDPVPDAPLVDSRADRSRTLPPAAPVAAPAAPRRSGGGGLPGGPAAGVVAAAAGAALVLRRRTVRRRTSGGLTLDLPVR; encoded by the coding sequence ATGGGAGCGGCCGGCGTTCGCCTGCGCGCGGCCGCCGTCGCGGTGGCCGCCGCCCTGCTCGTGCCCGCCGCCCTCCCGGCCGCCGCCGAGACCCGCCCCGTCGTCGGCGGCGAGGAGCTCGGCTCCCGCACCGTCGTCGCCGGCCACGGCGCCCCGCCGTTGCCGCACGTCTCCGCCGCCGGCTGGCTCGTCGCCGATGTCGACACCGGCGAGGTGCTCGCCGCCCGCGACGCGCACGGGAGGTACCTGCCGGCCAGCACCATGAAGACGTTGACGGCGGTCGCGCTGATCCCCGAGCTCGACCTGCGCCGGATGTACCAGCCGTCCTACGCCGACGTGAACATCGAGGGCAGCCGGGTCGGCATCGTGCAGAGCGTCCGCTACCCCGTCGGCAAACTGGTCGAGGCGATGCTCGTCGTCTCCGGCAACGACGCCGCCAACGCCGTCGCGTCCGCCGCCGGCGGCACCGACGTCGCCGTCGCGAAGATGAACGCCACCGCGCGACGGCTCCAGGCGTACGACACGCTCGCCCGCAACCCCAGCGGCCTCGACGCCCCCGGCCAGGTGACCAGCGCGTACGACCTCGCGCTGGTGGCGCGCGCTGGCCTGGCGATGCCCGACTTCGCGCGCTACGTCGCCACGCTGCGCGACCGGATGCCGGCGCCGGGCGGGCGGCAGTTCGAGATCTACAACCACAACAAGATGCTGCCGACCTACGCCGGCGACATCGGCGTGAAGACCGGCTTCACCGTCGCCGCCCGGCACACCTACGTCGGCGCCGCCCGCCGCAACGGCCACACGCTCGTCGTCACGCTGCTCAAGGCCGAGACGATGTACCCGGACGCGAAGGCGCTGCTCGACTGGGGGTTCCACGCCGTCGGCCGCACCGTGCCCGTCGGGCGGCTGGTGGACCCGGTGCCGGACGCGCCGCTGGTCGACAGCCGCGCCGACCGCTCGCGGACGCTGCCGCCGGCCGCTCCGGTCGCCGCGCCGGCCGCGCCGCGGCGTTCGGGCGGCGGCGGCCTGCCGGGCGGGCCGGCCGCGGGGGTCGTGGCGGCCGCGGCGGGCGCGGCGTTGGTGCTGCGCCGCCGTACCGTCCGCCGCCGCACGTCCGGCGGCCTCACCCTGGACCTGCCCGTCCGCTGA
- a CDS encoding succinate dehydrogenase iron-sulfur subunit has translation MQVTLKLRRFNPELDAEPHWETYEVPAEPNDRLLDLLHYVKWNVDGTLTFRRSCAHGICGSDAMRINGVNRLACKVLVKDLPRSVTVEPLKGLPVEKDLLVDMEPFFEAYRSVKPFLISYDKEPTRERLQSADDRERFDDTTKCILCAACTTSCPIYWTDGAYFGPAAIVNAHRFIFDSRDDGAEERLDILNEKEGVWRCRTTFNCTEACPRGIEVTKAIQEVKRALLFRRV, from the coding sequence ATGCAGGTCACGCTCAAGCTGCGTCGTTTCAACCCGGAACTCGACGCCGAGCCGCACTGGGAGACGTACGAGGTCCCCGCCGAGCCGAACGACCGCCTCCTCGACCTGCTCCACTACGTGAAGTGGAACGTCGACGGCACGCTCACCTTCCGGCGTTCCTGCGCGCACGGCATCTGCGGCTCCGACGCGATGCGCATCAACGGCGTCAACCGCCTCGCCTGCAAGGTGCTCGTCAAGGACCTGCCGCGCAGCGTCACCGTCGAGCCGTTGAAGGGCCTGCCGGTCGAGAAGGACCTGCTCGTCGACATGGAGCCGTTCTTCGAGGCGTACCGGTCGGTGAAGCCGTTCCTCATCTCCTACGACAAGGAGCCGACGCGCGAGCGGCTGCAGTCGGCCGACGACCGTGAGCGCTTCGACGACACCACCAAGTGCATCCTCTGCGCGGCCTGCACGACGTCCTGCCCGATCTACTGGACGGACGGCGCGTACTTCGGCCCGGCGGCGATCGTCAACGCGCACCGGTTCATCTTCGACAGCCGCGACGACGGCGCCGAGGAGCGGCTGGACATCCTCAACGAGAAGGAAGGCGTCTGGCGCTGCCGGACGACGTTCAACTGCACCGAGGCCTGCCCGCGCGGCATCGAGGTGACCAAGGCGATCCAGGAAGTGAAGCGGGCGCTACTTTTCCGCCGGGTCTGA